In Micromonospora sp. WMMD980, the following are encoded in one genomic region:
- a CDS encoding glycoside hydrolase family 19 protein yields the protein MSKLGAARAAHQSATNRFGATQITWLIISMVGMLPLAALAALALVVLVVIILLSGSQMTSYSPDPESTLGPGADGSVLTELAGGDGRGGFREAGVPEKDLVAPIRAAAGECDLLTPVILAAQIEYASDFDADKEGQEGRKGLSQLTPDVFERYGEDDDDSGEASALDPEDSIHAHARWFCHLAEETQRLLDDETVVGDHLTLTLMAWDQGVEAVKEQGGMPVILLDSYPLRVRGLFARYTVGGTDTSTASPSAEPSPSLSTGSNKRVVPDGGPLTASTFDALFPGRDSFYTYAGLTDAMATFPAFAATGDERTRRRELAAFLANVDHETGGLAHVDEIDQAAWGTYCDGGQPYGCPAGRTAYHGRGPLQLSWNYNYRAAGDALGLDLLGNPDLVATDPSVAWRTALWFWMTQPGAGTTTPHTAITGSGGFGGTIRSINGALECGGGNGGLVGKRVDAYRRITAVLDVDPGEEGTLTC from the coding sequence GTGTCCAAGCTGGGGGCCGCGCGGGCGGCGCACCAGAGCGCGACGAACCGGTTCGGGGCCACCCAGATCACCTGGCTGATCATCTCGATGGTGGGGATGCTCCCGCTGGCGGCGCTGGCCGCGCTGGCCCTGGTCGTGCTGGTGGTCATCATCCTGCTCAGCGGCTCGCAGATGACCTCCTACTCGCCGGACCCGGAGAGCACGCTCGGGCCGGGCGCCGACGGCAGCGTGCTCACCGAACTCGCCGGCGGCGACGGCCGCGGCGGGTTCCGGGAGGCCGGCGTGCCGGAGAAGGACCTGGTCGCGCCGATCCGGGCCGCCGCGGGGGAGTGCGACCTGCTCACTCCGGTGATCCTCGCGGCGCAGATCGAGTACGCGTCGGACTTCGACGCGGACAAGGAGGGCCAGGAGGGCCGCAAGGGGTTGTCCCAGTTGACCCCCGACGTCTTCGAGCGCTACGGCGAGGACGACGACGACAGCGGCGAGGCGTCGGCGCTGGACCCGGAGGACTCGATCCACGCCCACGCGCGGTGGTTCTGCCACCTGGCCGAGGAGACCCAGCGGCTGCTCGACGACGAGACCGTGGTCGGTGACCACCTCACGCTCACGTTGATGGCCTGGGACCAGGGCGTCGAGGCGGTGAAGGAGCAGGGCGGCATGCCGGTCATCCTGCTGGACAGCTACCCGTTGCGGGTGCGTGGCCTGTTCGCCCGCTACACCGTCGGCGGCACGGACACGTCCACCGCGTCACCGTCAGCGGAGCCGTCCCCGTCGCTGTCCACCGGGTCGAACAAGCGGGTGGTCCCGGACGGCGGGCCGCTGACCGCGTCGACGTTCGACGCCCTGTTCCCGGGCCGCGACTCCTTCTACACGTACGCCGGGCTCACCGACGCGATGGCGACGTTCCCCGCGTTCGCCGCCACCGGCGACGAGCGGACCCGCCGCCGGGAGCTGGCCGCGTTCCTGGCCAACGTCGACCACGAGACCGGCGGCCTGGCGCACGTCGACGAGATCGACCAGGCGGCCTGGGGCACCTACTGCGACGGCGGTCAGCCCTACGGATGTCCGGCCGGTCGGACCGCCTACCACGGGCGGGGTCCGCTGCAACTGAGCTGGAACTACAACTACCGGGCGGCCGGCGACGCGCTCGGGCTGGACCTGCTCGGCAACCCGGATCTGGTGGCGACCGACCCGTCGGTGGCGTGGCGGACGGCGCTCTGGTTCTGGATGACCCAGCCCGGTGCGGGCACGACCACCCCGCACACGGCGATCACCGGGAGCGGTGGCTTCGGCGGGACGATCCGCAGCATCAACGGCGCGCTGGAGTGCGGCGGCGGCAACGGCGGGCTGGTCGGCAAGCGGGTCGACGCGTACCGCCGGATCACCGCCGTGCTCGACGTGGACCCCGGCGAGGAGGGGACGCTGACGTGCTGA
- a CDS encoding ABC transporter ATP-binding protein: MSPSDLVLQARGLTKRYGRRPALTDCDLDLPRGRVVGLVGPNGAGKSTLLNLACGLSTPTAGTLRVLGSPPAASAAHLARVGFVAQDTPVYASFSVADHLRMGAELNPSWDRGLAGRRIARVGLDPGQRAGRLSGGQRAQLALTVAVAKRPELLILDEPAAALDPLARDGFLRDLADVVAELGATAILSSHLLGDVARACDHLVVLDASRVQLAGEVADLLARHHRLVAPRGELDRLPAGVEVVLRRHAGAYDHAVVRADRPLPGTPWRVEPVGLDELALSYLTRAAGEGDR; encoded by the coding sequence ATGTCACCTTCCGATCTCGTGCTCCAGGCCCGTGGCCTGACCAAACGGTACGGCCGCCGGCCGGCGCTCACCGACTGCGACCTCGACCTGCCCCGGGGGCGGGTGGTCGGCCTGGTCGGCCCGAACGGCGCCGGCAAGTCCACCCTGCTGAACCTCGCCTGCGGGCTGAGCACCCCGACGGCGGGCACGCTGCGGGTGCTCGGCTCGCCGCCGGCGGCGAGCGCCGCGCACCTGGCCCGGGTGGGATTCGTCGCCCAGGACACCCCGGTGTACGCGAGCTTCTCGGTCGCCGACCACCTGCGGATGGGCGCCGAACTGAACCCGTCGTGGGACCGAGGGCTGGCCGGGCGGCGGATCGCCCGGGTGGGCCTCGACCCGGGGCAGCGGGCGGGCCGGCTCTCCGGCGGCCAGCGGGCGCAGTTGGCCCTGACCGTCGCCGTGGCCAAGCGTCCCGAGCTGCTGATCCTCGACGAGCCGGCCGCCGCGCTGGACCCACTGGCCCGGGACGGGTTCCTGCGGGACCTGGCCGACGTGGTCGCCGAGCTGGGCGCGACCGCGATCCTCTCCTCGCACCTGCTCGGCGACGTGGCGCGGGCCTGCGACCACCTCGTCGTGCTGGACGCGTCCCGGGTGCAGCTCGCCGGGGAAGTCGCCGACCTGCTGGCCCGCCACCACCGGCTGGTCGCCCCGCGCGGCGAGCTGGACCGGCTCCCGGCCGGGGTCGAGGTGGTGCTGCGACGGCACGCCGGGGCGTACGACCACGCGGTGGTGCGGGCCGACCGTCCACTGCCGGGTACGCCGTGGCGGGTGGAGCCGGTCGGCCTGGATGAGCTGGCGCTGAGCTACCTGACGCGGGCGGCGGGGGAGGGCGACCGATGA
- a CDS encoding class I adenylate-forming enzyme family protein yields MGADNFRATLAADQELGAGNVLPRLAAHGADMGVPRVTFDVDVDDIPAWTPLSLATLTERVAARAAWFAARGVGRRDPVAVYVTSAPDVFLNFLALTWLGAIPALMNGNMPIELAAEFVRRLRGVGVVLDADHAALRGHDLGVPVLGDAAETGTGDPAQAPPHHRHQPEDPVVVTHSSGTTRVPAAIVHSHHGLFAAIRAVRLTESRPYGEVRELSALPAAHAAGIITLNQALCNGYQLLCLSAQGGPFARSAETILDAIERWRPTGVFGFAVTWSELARVDLSTRDLSSVRNWFNTGDCAHEAHVRRLVAVGSHPTWTREGMVDVPGSKFVDMLGSTEMGHGAFRITHRLGSDRYDRCVGKPYPFARIALLDVATGEEVPDGQVGHVGLKSPTLAIGYWNDSVTTWRTRLDGWYLTGDLMYRDEAGDYHHVDRASDAVDLGDGTWLYTALSEERILAHCPDVRDCTVVAAAGEDGAPVTEVLLLLADDADDTLDRTERVRAALGPAVAATLRRVVTVPDDGVVMGPTGKVRKFLMRQRLLAGAAAP; encoded by the coding sequence TTGGGTGCCGACAACTTCCGGGCGACCCTGGCGGCGGATCAGGAACTGGGCGCGGGAAACGTGCTGCCGCGGCTGGCCGCGCACGGGGCTGACATGGGCGTTCCCCGGGTGACCTTCGACGTCGACGTCGACGACATCCCGGCCTGGACCCCGCTGTCGCTGGCCACGCTCACCGAGCGGGTCGCCGCCCGGGCGGCCTGGTTCGCCGCGCGCGGCGTCGGCCGGCGCGATCCGGTCGCGGTCTACGTGACCTCCGCGCCGGACGTCTTCCTCAACTTCCTTGCCCTCACCTGGCTCGGCGCGATCCCGGCGCTGATGAACGGCAACATGCCGATCGAGCTGGCCGCCGAGTTCGTCCGGCGGCTGCGCGGCGTCGGCGTGGTGCTCGACGCCGACCACGCCGCGCTGCGCGGGCACGACCTCGGCGTGCCGGTCCTCGGCGACGCGGCCGAGACCGGCACCGGCGACCCCGCCCAGGCGCCGCCGCACCACCGTCACCAGCCCGAGGACCCGGTCGTCGTCACGCACTCCTCGGGCACCACCCGGGTGCCCGCCGCGATCGTGCACTCGCACCACGGCCTGTTCGCCGCGATCCGCGCGGTCCGGCTCACCGAGTCCCGGCCGTACGGGGAGGTGCGGGAGCTGTCCGCGCTGCCGGCCGCGCACGCCGCCGGGATCATCACGCTCAACCAGGCGCTCTGCAACGGCTACCAGCTGCTCTGCCTCTCGGCGCAGGGCGGCCCGTTCGCCCGCAGCGCCGAGACGATCCTCGACGCCATCGAACGGTGGCGTCCGACCGGGGTGTTCGGCTTCGCCGTCACCTGGTCCGAGCTGGCCCGCGTCGACCTGAGCACCCGCGACCTCAGCTCGGTGCGCAACTGGTTCAACACCGGCGACTGCGCGCACGAGGCGCACGTACGCCGGTTGGTCGCCGTGGGCAGCCACCCCACCTGGACCCGCGAGGGCATGGTCGACGTCCCCGGCTCCAAGTTCGTCGACATGCTCGGCTCCACCGAGATGGGACACGGCGCGTTCCGGATCACCCACCGCCTCGGCAGCGACCGCTACGACCGTTGCGTCGGCAAGCCGTACCCGTTCGCCCGGATCGCCCTGCTCGACGTGGCAACCGGGGAGGAGGTCCCGGACGGCCAGGTCGGCCACGTCGGGCTGAAGTCGCCGACGCTGGCGATCGGCTACTGGAACGACTCGGTCACCACCTGGCGCACCCGCCTCGACGGGTGGTATCTGACCGGCGACCTGATGTATCGCGACGAGGCCGGCGACTACCACCACGTCGACCGGGCCAGCGACGCGGTCGACCTGGGCGACGGCACCTGGCTCTACACCGCGCTGTCCGAGGAGCGCATCCTCGCGCACTGCCCGGACGTGCGGGACTGCACGGTGGTCGCGGCCGCCGGGGAGGACGGCGCGCCGGTCACCGAGGTGCTGCTCCTGCTCGCCGACGACGCCGACGACACGCTCGACCGCACCGAACGGGTGCGCGCGGCGCTGGGTCCGGCCGTGGCGGCGACGCTGCGCCGGGTGGTGACCGTTCCCGACGACGGGGTGGTCATGGGGCCCACCGGCAAGGTCCGCAAGTTTCTGATGCGCCAGCGGCTGCTGGCCGGCGCCGCCGCCCCCTGA
- a CDS encoding TraM recognition domain-containing protein encodes MTGKAAEARARELRPSMRDVPRLRPDDTGNLLGDLLPSGPELRSSYEDVELDLMAPRAGKSTGIAVPRVLRAPGAVLLTSNKSDVYLVTQQERARVGRVWTFDPRGIVYSERDMWWDMLGGCRTLEGARRLAGHFVSSVNDDASKKDFWIAAAQNTLTALFLAAAHGGVTVGEILGWLADPGDRTPIDLLRDAGLEAMADQLQGTVRGAVQTRDGIYETSRQCVACLLDPAILAWVSPDPDRPEFVPEEHVLGRDTLYLLSKDGGGSAAGVIAGLADAVVRAGVVAAERMGGRLDPPMTAVLDEAANVCRIADLPDLYSHLGSRGVSVVTLLQSYRQGVRVWGEAGMDALWSAATVKLLGAGLDDADFVDKVARLVGQHDVRTPTYSRSRDGSSRSVSYRQEQALPADRIRALPKGTALLLATGVRPAVIRLRPWFREPDAAPISAAAKAEAQAVTERAAAAWRQRAG; translated from the coding sequence ATGACCGGCAAGGCGGCCGAGGCCCGGGCCCGGGAGCTGCGTCCCTCCATGCGGGACGTGCCTCGGCTGCGCCCCGACGACACCGGCAACCTGCTCGGTGACCTGCTGCCGTCGGGGCCGGAGCTGCGCTCCTCGTACGAGGACGTGGAGCTGGACCTGATGGCGCCGCGGGCCGGCAAGTCCACCGGCATCGCCGTTCCCCGGGTGCTGCGGGCGCCCGGCGCGGTGCTGCTGACCTCCAACAAGTCCGACGTCTATCTGGTCACCCAGCAGGAGCGGGCCCGGGTCGGCCGGGTGTGGACGTTCGACCCGCGGGGCATCGTCTACTCCGAGCGCGACATGTGGTGGGACATGCTCGGCGGCTGCCGCACGCTGGAGGGCGCGCGTCGGCTCGCCGGGCACTTCGTCAGCTCGGTCAACGACGACGCGTCCAAGAAGGACTTCTGGATCGCCGCCGCGCAGAACACGCTCACCGCGCTGTTCCTGGCCGCCGCGCACGGTGGCGTGACGGTCGGCGAGATACTGGGCTGGCTCGCCGACCCGGGCGACCGGACCCCGATCGACCTGCTCCGCGACGCCGGCCTGGAGGCCATGGCCGACCAGCTCCAGGGCACCGTACGCGGTGCGGTGCAGACCCGCGACGGCATCTACGAGACGTCCCGGCAGTGCGTCGCCTGCCTGCTCGACCCGGCGATCCTGGCCTGGGTCAGCCCCGACCCGGACCGCCCGGAGTTCGTGCCGGAGGAGCACGTGCTCGGCCGGGACACGCTCTACCTGCTCTCCAAGGACGGCGGCGGGTCGGCCGCCGGGGTGATCGCCGGACTGGCGGACGCCGTGGTCCGGGCCGGCGTGGTGGCCGCCGAGCGGATGGGTGGCCGGCTGGACCCTCCGATGACCGCCGTGCTGGACGAGGCGGCGAACGTGTGCCGCATCGCCGACCTGCCCGACCTTTACAGCCATCTCGGCTCGCGCGGCGTCAGCGTGGTGACGTTGTTGCAGAGCTACCGGCAGGGGGTGCGGGTGTGGGGCGAGGCCGGGATGGACGCGTTGTGGAGCGCGGCCACCGTCAAGCTGCTGGGCGCCGGGCTGGACGACGCGGACTTCGTGGACAAGGTGGCCCGCCTGGTGGGGCAGCACGACGTGCGCACCCCGACCTACTCCCGGTCCCGCGACGGCTCCTCCCGGTCGGTGTCGTACCGGCAGGAGCAGGCGCTGCCGGCGGACCGGATCCGGGCGTTGCCGAAGGGGACGGCGCTGCTGCTGGCGACCGGCGTGCGACCGGCGGTGATCCGGCTGCGGCCCTGGTTCAGGGAGCCGGACGCGGCGCCGATCTCGGCGGCGGCGAAGGCCGAGGCGCAGGCCGTGACCGAGCGCGCGGCGGCGGCCTGGCGTCAGCGGGCCGGGTGA
- a CDS encoding ABC transporter permease, producing MKLVRDTWLIFQQEAGLMVRNPVMVAFSLAQPITYLILFAPFLKVVMVDRGASSYADAYRIYVPGLFVAMGLFGGLFAGYGLLSALRAGIIDRCRVTPVSRTALLLGRALMHVCLNVVQAVVVTLVALPFGLRVHLANLLVSYALLGVMVLLSTSLSYDIALLVRNENSLGVLVNTVGQPISLLAGVLIPLVLAPMWIQRVALWNPFAWATDGMRALFAGQVFQTVVWQGALIMVGLAAASLLWSSHLFNREVS from the coding sequence ATGAAGCTCGTCCGGGACACCTGGCTGATCTTCCAGCAGGAGGCCGGCCTGATGGTGCGCAACCCGGTGATGGTCGCGTTCAGCCTGGCCCAGCCGATCACCTATCTCATCCTCTTCGCCCCGTTCCTCAAGGTGGTCATGGTCGACCGGGGCGCCTCCAGCTACGCCGACGCCTACCGCATCTACGTGCCGGGCCTGTTCGTGGCGATGGGCCTGTTCGGCGGCCTGTTCGCCGGCTACGGGCTGCTCAGCGCGCTGCGCGCGGGCATCATCGACAGGTGCCGGGTGACCCCGGTCAGCCGCACCGCGCTGCTGCTCGGCCGGGCCCTGATGCACGTGTGCCTCAACGTGGTGCAGGCCGTCGTGGTCACGCTCGTGGCGCTGCCGTTCGGCCTGCGCGTGCACCTGGCCAACCTGCTCGTCTCGTACGCGCTGCTGGGCGTGATGGTGCTGCTCAGCACCTCCCTCTCCTACGACATCGCGTTGCTGGTGCGCAACGAGAACAGCCTCGGCGTGCTGGTGAACACCGTCGGCCAGCCGATCTCCCTGCTCGCCGGCGTGCTCATCCCGCTCGTGCTCGCACCGATGTGGATCCAGCGGGTGGCGTTGTGGAACCCGTTCGCCTGGGCCACCGACGGCATGCGGGCGCTCTTCGCCGGCCAGGTCTTCCAGACCGTGGTCTGGCAGGGCGCGCTCATCATGGTCGGGCTGGCCGCCGCCAGCCTCCTCTGGTCGTCGCACCTGTTCAACCGCGAGGTCTCCTGA
- a CDS encoding histidine kinase, which yields MTETRRPAGLLLDLGLAVVFALGVAVTAVMIADSWGTRYAVPDVLVGVVVCALALARRRGRVRAAAAGLAVAAVAVGVSFVADLPQEPGPVSGLALAVLVGSVVRARPRRTAAAVAGAGLLVIAGSLLTSLDNQHGVTAVTVLDTLCWLAAVAVGVALRRADARARAATERVRRDERLDLARELHDVVTHHVTGIVVQAQAAQIVAARQPRNVPEMLAAIELSGADALAAMRRVVGLLRDADDGAPASPGPERLTDLVARFGRHGPPVRLRLPEDAREWPPEVTTTVHRVVQEALTNVSRHAPHAGSVTVTVDQSPDAVAVEVEDDAPPAPARVGHRDGYGLVGMRERVHGLGGTLRAGPRAGRGWSVRATLPLPARTPR from the coding sequence ATGACCGAGACGCGTCGACCGGCCGGCCTCCTGCTCGACCTCGGCCTGGCCGTGGTGTTCGCCCTCGGGGTGGCGGTCACCGCCGTCATGATCGCGGACAGTTGGGGCACTCGCTACGCCGTACCCGACGTCCTGGTCGGGGTGGTCGTCTGCGCGCTGGCGCTGGCGCGACGCCGGGGCCGGGTCCGGGCTGCGGCGGCCGGCCTCGCCGTGGCGGCCGTCGCGGTCGGAGTCTCGTTCGTCGCGGACCTGCCGCAGGAACCCGGCCCGGTCAGCGGGCTGGCGCTGGCCGTGCTGGTCGGCTCCGTGGTCCGCGCCCGGCCGCGACGGACCGCCGCCGCGGTCGCCGGCGCGGGCCTGCTGGTGATCGCCGGCAGCCTGCTCACGTCGCTGGACAACCAGCACGGTGTCACCGCGGTGACGGTGCTCGACACGCTGTGCTGGCTGGCCGCCGTCGCGGTCGGCGTCGCGCTGCGCCGCGCGGACGCCCGCGCCCGGGCCGCCACCGAGCGGGTACGCCGCGACGAGCGGCTGGACCTGGCCCGCGAGCTGCACGACGTGGTCACCCACCACGTCACCGGCATCGTCGTGCAGGCCCAGGCCGCGCAGATCGTCGCCGCGAGGCAACCGCGGAACGTGCCGGAGATGCTTGCCGCGATCGAGCTGTCCGGCGCCGACGCGCTGGCCGCGATGCGCCGCGTGGTCGGGCTGCTCCGCGACGCCGACGACGGCGCGCCCGCCTCGCCCGGGCCGGAACGGCTCACCGACCTGGTGGCCCGGTTCGGCCGGCACGGCCCGCCGGTGCGGCTGCGGCTGCCGGAGGACGCCCGGGAGTGGCCGCCGGAGGTGACCACCACGGTGCACCGGGTCGTGCAGGAGGCGCTGACAAACGTGTCCCGGCACGCCCCGCACGCGGGCTCGGTCACCGTCACCGTCGACCAGTCCCCGGACGCCGTCGCGGTCGAGGTGGAGGACGACGCGCCGCCGGCCCCGGCCCGGGTGGGGCACCGCGACGGGTACGGCCTGGTCGGCATGCGCGAGCGGGTCCACGGACTCGGTGGCACGCTGCGCGCCGGACCGCGCGCCGGCCGGGGCTGGTCGGTCCGGGCGACGCTCCCACTGCCGGCCCGGACGCCGCGATGA
- a CDS encoding DUF4913 domain-containing protein — MLTDEPARKPFFILYLDGPEYAEELRRLGGPAAAGRRRRGHLRRAVVPPKAAPSDPAAWHQNHLWPTMGALRDPAGPFAGCKPDGRRPKDRPYVERYDDG, encoded by the coding sequence GTGCTGACCGACGAGCCGGCGCGCAAGCCGTTCTTCATCCTCTACCTGGACGGCCCGGAGTACGCCGAGGAGCTGCGCCGGCTGGGAGGGCCTGCTGCTGCCGGTCGACGGCGGCGAGGTCACCTCCGGCGCGCCGTGGTGCCCCCGAAGGCGGCGCCGTCCGACCCGGCGGCGTGGCACCAGAACCACCTGTGGCCGACGATGGGCGCGCTGCGCGACCCGGCCGGCCCGTTCGCCGGCTGCAAACCGGACGGCCGCCGGCCCAAGGACCGCCCCTACGTCGAGCGGTACGACGACGGCTGA
- a CDS encoding helix-turn-helix transcriptional regulator, which produces MGSATNYVLGELRLFRASVELSQEDFGRRIGYSGSHVSSVETGGRAPTRDYTRAMDERFATGGRFERMLGALGSLDADPAWLREWIEVEREATTLRWFELAYLPGLLQTERYARATLAGGRFTPEECDRIVAGRLDRQAVLHRQQPPQLVAVVDESVLRRPVLDAPGLMAEQFDRLVELAALEHVQVHVVPADAGMYLGLAGQFIIAELPDGSRVAYADNQLTAQIVDAPADVARLARTWEVVRNEALPRRQSLKLIKEVAKSWN; this is translated from the coding sequence ATGGGGAGCGCGACGAACTACGTGCTCGGCGAGCTGCGCCTGTTCCGGGCGTCGGTGGAGCTGAGCCAGGAGGATTTCGGCCGGCGGATCGGCTACTCGGGGTCGCACGTCAGCTCGGTGGAGACCGGCGGGCGCGCGCCGACCCGGGACTACACGAGGGCGATGGACGAGCGGTTCGCGACCGGCGGGCGGTTCGAGCGGATGCTGGGCGCGCTGGGGTCGCTGGACGCCGACCCGGCGTGGCTGCGGGAGTGGATCGAGGTGGAGCGGGAGGCGACCACGCTGCGCTGGTTCGAGCTGGCCTACCTGCCCGGTCTGCTCCAGACCGAGCGCTATGCCCGGGCGACGCTGGCCGGCGGCCGGTTCACCCCGGAGGAGTGCGACCGCATCGTGGCGGGTCGCCTGGACCGGCAGGCGGTCCTGCACCGGCAGCAACCGCCGCAGCTCGTCGCCGTCGTCGACGAGTCGGTGCTCCGCCGGCCGGTGCTCGACGCGCCCGGCCTGATGGCCGAGCAGTTCGACCGCCTGGTGGAGCTGGCCGCGCTGGAACACGTCCAGGTGCACGTGGTGCCGGCCGACGCCGGCATGTACCTCGGCCTGGCCGGGCAGTTCATCATCGCCGAGCTGCCCGACGGCAGCCGGGTCGCCTACGCGGACAACCAGCTCACCGCGCAGATCGTCGACGCGCCGGCCGACGTTGCTAGACTCGCCCGGACGTGGGAGGTCGTGCGCAACGAGGCGCTCCCCCGCCGGCAGTCCCTCAAGCTGATCAAGGAAGTGGCGAAGTCATGGAACTGA
- a CDS encoding ABC transporter permease subunit translates to MIWTTWRQFRVPALGGVVALALFAAYVGHLGLDVRTAHDTYRARCAGAPDCPGLRQLAVDYENTSLYLAALLGPVPGLLGMFWGAPLVARELEAGTQRLVWNQSVTRRRWLAVKLAVVGLTAMAVTGAAAALVTWAMSPVDRIADNRFSTVLFGARNLAPSAYAALAVALGVLIGLVVRRTVPAMALTALAFVVLQILVPNLVRPHLLPPRHVTLEMTAPAINQARGLGSITGAPVVRGLAVPDAWVTDVSELRTRAGEPLDRAVFDRCFTDPPRTGAAEGPFGDTATCLADHDLHVDVAYQPVGRYWAFQWLESGLYLLLAALLAAVAFRRVRRHPS, encoded by the coding sequence ATGATCTGGACCACCTGGCGGCAGTTCCGCGTCCCGGCCCTGGGGGGCGTGGTCGCGTTGGCGTTGTTCGCCGCCTACGTCGGGCACCTCGGCCTGGACGTCCGGACCGCCCACGACACCTACCGGGCCCGGTGCGCCGGCGCGCCCGACTGCCCCGGGCTGCGCCAACTCGCGGTCGACTACGAGAACACCTCGCTCTATCTGGCCGCGCTGCTCGGGCCGGTCCCCGGCCTGCTCGGCATGTTCTGGGGCGCGCCGCTGGTGGCCCGGGAGCTGGAGGCCGGCACCCAGCGGCTGGTCTGGAACCAGAGCGTCACCCGCCGCCGCTGGCTGGCCGTCAAGCTGGCCGTGGTCGGCCTGACCGCGATGGCCGTGACCGGCGCGGCCGCCGCGCTGGTGACCTGGGCGATGAGCCCGGTGGACCGGATCGCCGACAACCGGTTCAGCACCGTCCTGTTCGGCGCCCGCAACCTCGCCCCGTCGGCGTACGCGGCGCTGGCGGTCGCGCTCGGCGTGCTGATCGGTCTGGTGGTGCGGCGTACCGTGCCGGCCATGGCGCTGACCGCGCTGGCCTTCGTGGTCCTCCAGATCCTGGTGCCGAACCTGGTCCGGCCGCACCTGCTGCCGCCCCGGCACGTCACGCTGGAGATGACCGCGCCGGCCATCAACCAGGCGCGCGGCCTGGGCAGCATCACCGGCGCCCCGGTGGTGCGCGGGCTGGCCGTGCCGGACGCCTGGGTCACCGACGTCAGCGAGCTGCGTACCCGCGCGGGTGAGCCGCTCGACCGGGCGGTCTTCGACAGGTGCTTCACCGACCCGCCGAGGACCGGCGCGGCGGAGGGACCGTTCGGCGACACGGCGACCTGCCTGGCCGACCATGACCTGCACGTGGACGTCGCCTACCAGCCGGTCGGCCGGTACTGGGCGTTCCAGTGGTTGGAGTCGGGCCTGTACCTGCTGCTCGCCGCGCTGCTGGCGGCTGTCGCGTTCCGGCGGGTCCGGCGCCACCCGAGCTGA
- a CDS encoding response regulator transcription factor, whose translation MSIRVLIADDQAMIRGGLRLILEDQPDITVVGEAGDGVEAVAEARRLRPDVCLVDIRMPRVDGIEVTRALAGPGTPHPLRVIVVTTFDLDEYVYGALRNGAVGFLLKDAGPALLVEAVRAAHNGDALVSPSVTLRLLRHVTAAGRPAPGRSLPRLSAREMEVVRAIARGRTNQEIAAELFISLSTVKSHLSGIQTKLGARNRVEIAAWAWENRLVEGG comes from the coding sequence ATGAGCATCCGGGTGCTGATCGCCGACGACCAGGCGATGATCCGGGGCGGGCTGCGGCTCATCCTGGAGGACCAGCCCGACATCACCGTGGTGGGCGAGGCGGGCGACGGCGTCGAGGCGGTCGCCGAGGCCCGCCGGCTGCGCCCGGACGTCTGCCTGGTCGACATCCGGATGCCCCGGGTGGACGGGATCGAGGTGACCCGCGCGCTGGCCGGCCCGGGCACGCCCCACCCGCTGCGGGTCATCGTGGTGACCACGTTCGACCTGGACGAGTACGTCTACGGCGCGCTGCGCAACGGCGCGGTCGGTTTCCTGCTCAAGGACGCCGGCCCGGCGCTGCTGGTCGAGGCGGTCCGCGCCGCGCACAACGGCGACGCGCTGGTCTCGCCGTCGGTGACGCTGCGGCTGCTCAGGCACGTGACCGCGGCGGGCCGGCCGGCGCCGGGACGGTCCCTGCCCCGGCTCTCCGCGCGGGAGATGGAGGTGGTCCGGGCGATCGCGCGCGGGCGCACCAACCAGGAGATCGCCGCCGAGCTGTTCATCTCGCTGAGCACCGTGAAGAGCCACCTCTCCGGCATCCAGACCAAGCTGGGCGCCCGCAACCGGGTGGAGATCGCTGCCTGGGCGTGGGAGAACCGGCTGGTCGAGGGCGGGTGA
- a CDS encoding DUF397 domain-containing protein, with translation MELTTPAWRKSTRSGGNGGACVEVADNLPGVVLVRDTKDRDGGTLSVDAESWRSFVDLAKRLGPTA, from the coding sequence ATGGAACTGACCACCCCCGCGTGGCGGAAGTCGACCCGGTCCGGCGGCAACGGCGGAGCCTGCGTGGAGGTCGCCGACAACCTGCCCGGCGTCGTGCTGGTCCGCGACACCAAGGACCGCGACGGCGGCACCCTGAGCGTCGACGCCGAGTCCTGGCGGTCCTTCGTGGACCTGGCCAAGCGGCTCGGCCCCACCGCCTGA